CCCTGCGCGAAGGCCGGGTGATGGGTCTGAAGACCCGTTTCCGCAATCTGGGCAATATCCTCGGCCAGGGCGAGGCGCGGGCCAGCGTGCTGGTGCTGGAAAGCCCGATCCTGTCGAATGGCAGTTATGAGCGCTGGCGTGACCATATGGGCGGCGCGATCAAGGAGATCGATTGTCTCCTGCCGGTTGCGAGTGCCAATGGTGACGGGCAGGTCCTGCGGGCCGCGATCGACGAGGTGATCCGCGAATGCGTCGCCGCCGTTCGCGACGGTGCGGCTCATCTGGTGCTCACCGATCACCGCCAGGACAGCGAGAATGCGGCGCTGCCAATGGTGCTGGTCGCCGGCGCAGTCCACTCCACCCTGACACGCGAGGGCCTGCGCAATTTCTGTTCGCTCAATGTGCGGGCAGGTGAGTGTTTCGATGCCCACTATGCTGCCGTCCTGATCGGTCTGGGCGCGACCACCGTGAACCCCTATCTCGCCTTCGACACGGTCACGGCCGGTCGTGAGGCTGTGGGCGGAGAAAGCTGGGCCCGTGAACGAGCTGCCCGTCTCAAGACGGCACTCGATGGCGGCCTGCTCAAAATACTCTCAAAGATGGGGATTTCGATCATTTCCTCCTATCGCGGGGGCTGCAATTTCGAAGTGCTTGGCCTGTCGCGCGCCTTGGTCGAGGCCTATCTGCCGGGCGTGGTGAGCCGGATTTCCGGTATCGGACTGCCGGGTCTGGAAGTGCGCACTATCGACCTTCATCGCCGATCCTGGCATGGCGAAGCGCGGCTGCCGATCGGCGGCTTCTATCGCCAACGCGCCAGCGGCGATCGCCACGCTCTCAATGCGCCGGTGATCAGCGCCCTGCAGACGGCTGTCCGCGACAATGATCCGGCGGCCTGGAAACAATATGGCGCGGCAATCAAGGATCAGGGTCCGATCCAGTTGCGCGACCTGATGGACATGCGCCCGATCGGTCCGACCGTGGGTCTGGACCGGGTCGAGTCGATCAATGGCATCCGCCGTCGCTTTGTCACGCCGGGCATGTCGCTGGGGGCGCTGTCACCCGAGGCGCATGGGGCGCTCAATGTGGCCATGAACCGGATCGGCGCCAAGTCGGTGTCCGGCGAGGGCGGCGAGGATCCGGCCCGCTACAAGCCGCTGCCCAATGGCGACAACATGAATTCCGCGGTCAAGCAGATCGCATCCGGTCGTTTCGGCGTCACCGCCCAGTATCTGGGACAGTGCCGCGAGATGGAGATCAAGGTCGCCCAGGGCGCCAAGCCCGGCGAGGGCGGCCAGCTGCCCGGCTTCAAGGTCACCGAATTCATCGCCCGCATGCGACTGGCAACGCCGGGCGTCAGCCTGATCTCGCCGCCACCGCATCATGACATCTATTCGATCGAGGATCTGGCCCAGCTCATCTACGACCTCAAGCAGATCAACCCGACGGCCCGGGTTGGCGTCAAGCTGGTCGCGGCCGCGGGCGTCGGGGCTGTTGCGGCCGGCGTCGCCAAGGCCAATGCCGACATTATCAATATCTCCGGCTCGGTTGGCGGCACCGGAGCTGCCGCCCTGTCCTCGATCAAGTTCGCCGGCGGACCGCTGGAGCTCGGCCTTGCCGAAGCGCACCAGATGCTGTCGCTCAACGGTCTGCGCGAACGCGTCACCCTGCGCGCCGATGGCGGTATCCGCACCGGTCGTGACATCGTCATTGCTGCCATGCTGGGCGCCGAGGAATTCGGTGTTGGCACCGCTTCGCTGATCGCCCTGGGTTGTCTGATGGTGCGGCAGTGCCATTCCAACACCTGCCCGGTCGGGGTCTGCACCCAGGATGACGACCTGCGCGCCCGCTTCGGTGGCATTCCCGACCATGTCGTCAATCTGATGACCTTCCTGGCCCAGGACGTGCGTGAAATCCTGGCCGACCTCGGTGCCACCTCGCTGGAAGACATTATTGGCCGGGCCGACCTGCTCGACCAGGTTTCGCGTGGTTCGCAGGCGCTGGACGATCTCGACCTGTCGGCGATCATGTCGCGGGCCGATGCCGTGGAACGTCCGGCCCGCTCGACCCGCAGCCTGCGCAATGACGTCGCGCCGGCGCTGGACGAACAAATCATCCAGGACGCCGCCCCTGCCTTCGATCGCGGCGAGAAGATGCAGCTCGATTATGGCGTCAAGAATACCGACCGCGCCGTCGGCACGCGGACCTCGTCACAGATTGTCGAGCGGTTCGGCCCGGACGGGCTGGGGGTCGACCACCTGACGCTGCGTCTGCGTGGCTCGGCCGGCCAGTCGCTGGGCGCCTTCTCGGCCAAGGGTTTGCGGATCGAGCTCGACGGTGATGCCAATGACTATGTCGGCAAGGGCCTGTCCGGCGCCAGCATCATCGTGCGGCCCTATGGCGGCGCGACCGAGGCGAATGAGGAACACGCCATCATCGGCAATACCTGCCTTTACGGCGCCACCTCCGGACGCCTGCTGGCGGCAGGACGGGCCGGCCAGCGTTTTGGTGTCCGCAATTCGGGCGCCGACGCGGTGATCGAGGGCTGCGGGACAAACGGGTGTGAGTACATGACCGGCGGTACTGCCGTGATCCTCGGCCCGGTCGGTGATAATTTCGCGGCCGGCATGACCGGTGGCGATGTCTTC
The window above is part of the Maricaulis maris MCS10 genome. Proteins encoded here:
- the gltB gene encoding glutamate synthase large subunit: MTNKTWSEAAHRQGLETLTNAGLIDPRDERDACGVGLIADMKGRARRDIVELAIDALKAVWHRGAVDADGLTGDGAGLRVGVPQEFFKAAVARTGHEPERGDVIVGMVFLPRTDFAARERARAIIEAEILREGFAFYGWRQPPIDTSVLGDKARATLPEIEQVLFRDPRCRDSEAVERVLYIVRRRIERRAREENLRDLYVCSLSSRDIIYKGLFRAEDIDAFYPDLQSPEFISPFAIFHQRYSTNTFPEWRLAQPFRMLAHNGEINTIRGNINWMKSHEVHIAETAFADVEQDVKPVIQSGASDSAALDQTFEILVRAGRSAPMTKTLLIPEAWSKRADVMPEGWSRMYEYCNAVMEPWDGPAAIAAFDGRWAIAGLDRNGLRPMRYALTNDDIFVAGSETGMAPVDPATVTERGSITPGRLVALDIVEGKFFREQDILNELSEQHPYTRWLGEMEDIEPIVGPGAEDQLFDDADRTRRQAASGFTFENIELVIKAMAEDGKEAVGSMGDDAPLAVLSESYRPLSHFFRQNFSQVTNPPIDPLREGRVMGLKTRFRNLGNILGQGEARASVLVLESPILSNGSYERWRDHMGGAIKEIDCLLPVASANGDGQVLRAAIDEVIRECVAAVRDGAAHLVLTDHRQDSENAALPMVLVAGAVHSTLTREGLRNFCSLNVRAGECFDAHYAAVLIGLGATTVNPYLAFDTVTAGREAVGGESWARERAARLKTALDGGLLKILSKMGISIISSYRGGCNFEVLGLSRALVEAYLPGVVSRISGIGLPGLEVRTIDLHRRSWHGEARLPIGGFYRQRASGDRHALNAPVISALQTAVRDNDPAAWKQYGAAIKDQGPIQLRDLMDMRPIGPTVGLDRVESINGIRRRFVTPGMSLGALSPEAHGALNVAMNRIGAKSVSGEGGEDPARYKPLPNGDNMNSAVKQIASGRFGVTAQYLGQCREMEIKVAQGAKPGEGGQLPGFKVTEFIARMRLATPGVSLISPPPHHDIYSIEDLAQLIYDLKQINPTARVGVKLVAAAGVGAVAAGVAKANADIINISGSVGGTGAAALSSIKFAGGPLELGLAEAHQMLSLNGLRERVTLRADGGIRTGRDIVIAAMLGAEEFGVGTASLIALGCLMVRQCHSNTCPVGVCTQDDDLRARFGGIPDHVVNLMTFLAQDVREILADLGATSLEDIIGRADLLDQVSRGSQALDDLDLSAIMSRADAVERPARSTRSLRNDVAPALDEQIIQDAAPAFDRGEKMQLDYGVKNTDRAVGTRTSSQIVERFGPDGLGVDHLTLRLRGSAGQSLGAFSAKGLRIELDGDANDYVGKGLSGASIIVRPYGGATEANEEHAIIGNTCLYGATSGRLLAAGRAGQRFGVRNSGADAVIEGCGTNGCEYMTGGTAVILGPVGDNFAAGMTGGDVFIYDPDRRLDARLNRETVLAFDLEGEGERRCLSMIESHAAETGSRIAARLLAAWPAERQHFVHLRGEEVVKRERAALAAANDSQSA